The Salvia miltiorrhiza cultivar Shanhuang (shh) chromosome 1, IMPLAD_Smil_shh, whole genome shotgun sequence genome has a window encoding:
- the LOC131008643 gene encoding uncharacterized protein LOC131008643 — protein sequence MSFNSGSASGSSSWRSRRQFEGSDNPKFCTCEFEGKRLKASIMTSWTEENPGRRFYRCRNWKSKNCGYFDWIDEPITERAKEVINHLKNENVKLMKTKNESS from the exons ATGAGTTTCAATTCCGGCTCAGCATCTGGGTCGAGCTCGTGGCGTAGTCGCCGGCAGTTTGAGGGTTCAGACAATCCAAAGTTTTGTACTTGCGAATTTGAAGGTAAAAGGTTGAAGGCTTCGATAATGACCTCATGGACGGAGGAGAATCCGGGTCGGAGATTCTATAGATGTAGGAATTGGAAG TCGAAGAATTGTGGCTATTTTGATTGGATTGACGAACCGATAACTGAAAGAGCTAAGGAGGTTATCAATCACTTGAAGAATGAGAATGTGAAGTTGATGAAGACCAAGAATGAAAGCTCCTAA
- the LOC130985468 gene encoding probable LRR receptor-like serine/threonine-protein kinase At1g63430, with amino-acid sequence MRGRKMISLPSIQALLLGLGLFFADCFAFPINEVEALTSFKRAIFEDPLLVLSNWNPLVSDPCYWSGVYCSIAGDHVVKINISEASIKGFLAPEFHKLSALQELILHGNLLIGTIPKEIGLLTNLKVLDLGSNQLTGSIPHEIGNLTGIQKINLQSNVLTGKLPYELGTLRYLEELRLDRNKFLGTIPAANGSDFSAVKHGMYASNASQLGFCGASQLRVVDLSHNFLVGNVPGCLDYLPRSSFLGNCLQDKDPKQRPATQCGAASPNKTHAGINTKHRSIEDRASRHPSKNSKPVWILVLEIVTGFMIGLLFVVAIFTIAHKWKRRPSIIIPWKKSSSTKDYMTMYIDSEAMKDVVRYSREELELACEDFSNIIGSSPDSVVYKGTMKGGPEIAVISFCIKEDQWTGYLELYFQKEVADLARLNHQNTGKLLGYCRESSPFTRMLVFEYASNGTLHEHLHYGEGCQFSWTRRMKIIIGIARGLKYLHTQLDPPFTISELNSSSVYLTDDFSPKLVDFECWKTIISRSEKSSGTISNEGAVCILPSSLEGRHLDIQGNIYAFGILLLEIVSGRPPYCKEKGYLVDWAKEFLEFPDVMSYVVDRELKHFRYEDLKVICEVVNLCIHPNSSRRATMRELCSTLENGIDTSISAEMKASSLAWAELALAS; translated from the exons ATGCGTGGTAGAAAGATGATATCCTTACCTTCAATTCAAGCTCTTTTGCTCGGTTTAGGACTCTTCTTCGCAGATTGCTTCGCATTTCCCATAAATGAAG TTGAAGCGTTAACTTCTTTCAAGAGAGCTATTTTTGAGGACCCTTTGCTGGTATTGTCAAATTGGAATCCTCTGGTTTCAGATCCTTGTTATTGGTCTGGCGTTTATTGCTCGATAGCCGGAGATCATGTCGTAAAGAT TAATATATCTGAGGCATCTATAAAAGGGTTTCTTGCACCAGAGTTTCACAAGCTTTCTGCCCTGCAAGAGTT AATTTTGCATGGGAATCTGTTGATTGGTACAATACCTAAGGAGATTGGCTTGTTGACGAACCTCAAGGTATTGGATTTGGGGTCAAATCAGCTGACAGGTTCAATTCCACACGAGATTGGAAACTTAACCGGCATCCAAAAAAT AAACCTTCAGTCCAATGTGTTGACTGGAAAATTGCCTTACGAACTCGGTACCCTGAGGTACCTTGAGGAACTTCGGCTTGATAGGAACAAGTTTCTCGGAACTATCCCTGCTGCTAATGGCTCTGATTTTTCGGCCGTTAAGCATGGAAT GTATGCTTCAAATGCCAGCCAATTGGGGTTTTGCGGAGCCTCCCAATTAAGAGTGGTTGACTTATCACACAACTTTTTGGTTGGAAATGTACCCGGATGCTTGGACTATCTACCTAG atCAAGTTTTCTGGGAAATTGCCTTCAAGATAAAGATCCCAAGCAGCGTCCCGCTACACAATGTG gtgctgctTCGCCCAATAAAACCCATGCAGGAATTAACACGAAGCACAGGTCTATTGAAGATAGGGCGTCAAGACATCCATCGAAAAACTCAAAACCAGTGTGGATCTTGGTTCTTGAAATAGTGACGGGATTCATGATTGGTTTGCTCTTTGTTGTTGCTATTTTTACTATTGCTCACAAGTGGAAGAGAAGACCTTCAATCATTATTCCATGGAAAAAGTCTTCGAGTACAAAAGATTACATGACCATGTACATAG ATTCTGAAGCGATGAAGGATGTCGTGAGATATAGCCGAGAAGAACTCGAGTTAGCCTGTGAAGATTTCAGCAACATCATCGGTTCGTCTCCAGATAGTGTGGTTTACAAAGGCACTATGAAAGGTGGCCCTGAGATTGCAGTGATATCTTTTTGTATCAAAGAAGATCAATGGACAGGTTACCTGGAACTTTACTTTCAAAAAGAG GTGGCTGATTTAGCTAGATTAAATCATCAAAACACTGGGAAACTACTTGGCTATTGCAGAGAAAGCAGTCCATTTACGAGGATGCTGGTGTTCGAGTATGCATCTAACGGGACACTTCACGAACACCTTCACT ATGGAGAAGGATGCCAGTTTTCTTGGACACGGCGCATGAAAATTATCATTGGCATTGCTCGGGGGTTGAAATATCTCCACACGCAACTTGATCCTCCGTTTACTATATCGGAGTTAAACTCAAGTTCGGTCTATCTGACCGACGACTTCTCCCCTAAG CTTGTTGATTTTGAATGCTGGAAGACAATCATCTCCAGATCGGAGAAGAGCTCAGGCACGATAAGTAATGAAGGCGCGGTTTGCATCCTTCCGAGCTCTTTGGAAGGGCGTCATCTAGATATCCAGGGTAACATCTATGCGTTCGGGATTCTCTTACTCGAAATTGTGAGCGGCAGGCCTCCATATTGCAAAGAGAAAGGCTACTTAGTCGATTGG GCGAAGGAGTTCCTAGAATTCCCGGATGTGATGTCGTACGTAGTTGATCGTGAGCTGAAGCATTTCAGATACGAGGACCTCAAAGTGATATGTGAGGTGGTGAACCTGTGCATCCATCCCAACTCCAGCCGGAGGGCGACCATGCGGGAGTTGTGCTCGACATTGGAGAACGGGATCGACACATCCATATCAGCGGAGATGAAGGCGTCCTCGCTGGCCTGGGCTGAGCTCGCCCTCGCCTCATGA
- the LOC130985483 gene encoding RNA-binding NOB1-like protein, with product MEVQAPPPPSCWSNVLKQQPPSQPQQKPQHQADFIAQKLVGSCSSTKGIAVAVVDANAIIQGGERLFHSADRFVSVAEVISEIRDPASRHALHFLPFTVDTLEPSPDALKKVVSFARATGDLQTLSDVDLKLIALTHTLESQIHGTQHLRDSPPPIHAVNIKRLPEKDLPGWGSNVPNLEEWEALDHAEDNGSHVNSRILPLKDLSLGVIPEGQTCTEDVSSQDGRSCAGNQENGDAVFGKPKRYYPKKSEVKIDGKKMVADGIDASLGQFDENSDDWRPAVSRSTHRRFLRRKARREMSDASSVQQDTSSNLENENLDDDACPELLVDESYEETVNGFCKDGKISTKENGNADISEGVNKMKLDEECSMSSQNVDRVNLPSPGDEFCGVEPMDSSSEVPREAHVEITDELGNLEMTSQTNEDADTWHTDDISSEQSWTLRSLSESSVACITADFAMQNVLLQMGLRLLAPGGMQIRELHRWVLKCHACSKVTTETGKIFCPTCGNGGTLRKVAVTVSDNGIVLAARRPRISLRGTKYSLPLPQGGRDAITKNPILREDQLPQKFLYPKTEKKNNQDDDFFIPDDVFLHHNDKKAPLQPPIRKALAVFKGKRNPNDIRYAPRKC from the exons ATGGAAGTCCAAgctccgccgcctccgtcgTGCTGGAGCAATGTCCTGAAGCAGCAACCCCCGTCACAACCACAACAAAAGCCACAGCACCAAGCTGACTTTATCGCCCAAAAATTGGTGGGAAGCTGCTCATCGACAAAGGGAATCGCGGTCGCGGTGGTCGACGCTAACGCAATAATTCAGGGCGGGGAGAGGCTCTTCCACTCCGCCGACCGTTTCGTCTCCGTCGCTGAGGTCATCAGCGAAATTCGCGATCCCGCCTCCCGCCACGCCCTCCACTTTCTGCCCTTCACTGTTGATACTCTCGAGCCTTCGCCTGATGCTCTTAagaaag TGGTCAGCTTTGCAAGGGCAACTGGTGACTTGCAAACACTTTCAGATGTGGACTTGAAGCTCATAGCTTTGACCCATACGTTGGAGTCCCAAATCCATGGGACTCAGCATCTCAGAGACAGCCCGCCTCCTATTCACGCAGTTAACATTAAAAGGCTTCCTGAAAAGGACTTACCTGGCTGGGGTTCTAATGTCCCTAATCTTGAGGAATGGGAAGCCCTGGACCATGCCGAAGACAATGGATCACACGTTAATTCTAGAATATTACCCCTCAAAGATTTGAGCCTCGGGGTTATTCCAGAAGGTCAGACTTGTACGGAGGATGTTTCCAGTCAAGATGGCAGGTCGTGCGCTGGAAATCAGGAGAATGGTGATGCTGTTTTTGGAAAACCCAAGAGATACTATCCGAAGAAGAGTGAGGTTAAAATTGACGGGAAAAAGATGGTGGCTGATGGTATTGATGCATCACTAGGTCAATTTGATGAGAATTCCGATGATTGGAGACCTGCAGTGAGTCGAAGCACTCATAGAAGATTTCTCAGGAGAAAAGCTAGACGTGAAATGAGTGATGCATCTTCTGTACAACAAGACACATCGAGTAATCTGGAAAATGAAAACCTCGATGATGACGCATGTCCAGAGCTTCTTGTGGATGAAAGTTATGAAGAAACAGTAAATGGTTTCTGTAAGGATGGTAAGATAAGTACTAAGGAAAACGGAAATGCAGATATATCTGAAGGTGTGAATAAGATGAAATTGGATGAAGAATGCTCGATGTCTTCTCAAAATGTTGACAGGGTAAATCTTCCTTCTCCTGGAGATGAATTCTGTGGGGTAGAGCCAATGGATTCTTCCAGTGAAGTCCCACGAGAGGCCCATGTTGAGATCACTGATGAGCTGGGGAACTTGGAGATGACGAGCCAGACAAATGAAGATGCTGATACATGGCATACAGATGATATAAGTAGCGAGCAGAGCTGGACACTTAGATCCTTGTCCGAGTCTAGTGTTGCTTGCATAACTGCTGATTTTGCAATGCAAAATGTGCTACTTCAGATGGGTTTAAGACTTCTCGCACCTGGAGGAATGCAGATTCGTGAGCTTCACAG GTGGGTGCTCAAATGCCATGCTTGTTCTAAGGTGACTACAGAAACTGGCAAGATTTTCTGTCCCACATGTGGGAATGGGGGCACATTACGAAAAGTAGCTGTTACGGTTAGTGATAATGGTATTGTGTTGGCTGCACGTCGGCCGCGCATATCCTTACGTGGAACAAAG TATTCACTGCCTCTACCTCAAGGAGGTAGAGATGCAATTACAAAGAACCCTATATTACGCGAAGATCAGCTTCCACAGAAGTTTCTGTATCCCAAGACAGAGAAGAAAAACAACCAG GACGACGATTTCTTTATCCCGGACGACGTTTTCCTCCATCACAATGATAAGAAAGCTCCACTCCAGCCTCCGATTAGAAAAGCACTTGCTGTCTTCAAAGGGAAGAGGAACCCTAATGACATCCGTTACGCGCCACGAAAATGTTGA